Proteins encoded together in one Kutzneria kofuensis window:
- a CDS encoding LpqB family beta-propeller domain-containing protein — translation MIRRSRPMLLLIALLTALATVTGCAAIPDETPAQGIAAGDAGGKAAPVPDPAPGLQPADLVRAFLEANADPTSSYAAGRPYLTKAAQAKWQPASSITIIQNTYNTLPDQTKPDHAKVLLTTQIIGRLGADYAFVPASAPNALTIELDKQDGQWRISSPPPGVYMTLDRFNEVYRQTRVYFLDPQKRVLVPDLRYIVAQPASTLPGRVIDLLLAGPSDAMQGAVTSALGRDAALETGGNETGDGAVLVNLSRPGDTGSPGNVKLMIAQIVQSLAVVTNNRIRVEVEGTALSPERLDWRVGDLPAYDIGTSPGPDLTGLLVQDGRIKQLADGKPLNGPAGNGSYVVQTAAQSIDGTELATVSKPGANAELRVGGLTQSAPVVDLTATTLTRPTWVSADSATDPSNEVWTVADGSRVARVVKSADGTWVARPVNSNDLSQFGQITDLRLSRDGTRAAVIANSQLIVCAVVRTPNSDTVALRSPRLLLPDTLTSVVGVDWLLQDQLVVATSSPASPVVQVAADGDPVFNRYNAANLTAPVTAVTAAPSRPVIVVDAGGMWTSSDSGSVWRVQGGVNVGRGSSAVPFYPG, via the coding sequence GTGATCCGGCGGTCCCGGCCGATGCTGCTGTTGATCGCGCTGCTCACGGCGCTCGCGACGGTCACGGGGTGCGCGGCCATTCCGGACGAGACGCCGGCGCAGGGCATCGCCGCCGGCGACGCCGGCGGCAAGGCGGCGCCGGTGCCCGACCCGGCGCCCGGCCTGCAACCGGCCGACCTGGTGCGGGCGTTCCTGGAGGCCAACGCCGACCCGACCAGCAGCTACGCCGCCGGCCGGCCGTACCTGACCAAGGCGGCGCAGGCCAAGTGGCAGCCGGCCTCCTCGATCACGATCATCCAGAACACCTACAACACGCTGCCGGACCAGACCAAGCCCGACCACGCGAAGGTCCTGCTGACCACGCAGATCATCGGCCGCCTCGGCGCCGACTACGCGTTCGTGCCGGCGTCCGCGCCCAACGCGCTGACCATCGAGCTGGACAAGCAGGACGGCCAGTGGCGGATCAGCTCGCCGCCGCCGGGCGTGTACATGACGCTCGACCGGTTCAACGAGGTGTACCGGCAGACCCGGGTGTACTTCCTGGACCCGCAGAAGCGCGTGCTCGTGCCCGACCTGCGCTACATCGTGGCGCAGCCGGCCAGCACCCTGCCGGGCCGGGTGATCGACCTCCTGCTCGCCGGGCCGTCCGACGCCATGCAGGGCGCGGTCACCAGTGCGCTCGGCCGTGACGCCGCGCTGGAGACCGGCGGCAACGAGACCGGCGACGGCGCGGTGCTGGTCAACCTCAGCCGCCCCGGCGACACGGGCTCACCGGGCAACGTGAAGTTGATGATCGCCCAGATCGTGCAGTCGTTGGCGGTGGTCACCAACAACCGCATCCGCGTCGAGGTGGAGGGCACCGCCCTGTCGCCGGAGCGCCTGGACTGGCGGGTCGGCGACCTGCCGGCCTACGACATCGGCACCAGCCCCGGCCCCGACCTGACCGGCCTGCTCGTGCAGGACGGCCGGATCAAGCAGCTCGCCGACGGCAAGCCGCTGAACGGGCCGGCCGGCAACGGCAGCTACGTGGTGCAGACCGCCGCCCAGTCGATCGACGGCACCGAGCTGGCCACCGTCAGCAAGCCCGGGGCCAACGCCGAGTTGCGGGTCGGCGGCCTCACCCAGTCCGCGCCGGTGGTCGACCTGACCGCGACCACCCTGACCCGGCCCACCTGGGTCTCGGCCGACTCGGCGACCGACCCCAGCAACGAGGTGTGGACCGTCGCCGACGGCAGCCGGGTGGCCCGCGTGGTCAAGTCCGCCGACGGCACCTGGGTGGCGCGCCCGGTCAACAGCAACGACCTGAGCCAGTTCGGCCAGATCACCGACCTGCGGCTGTCCCGGGACGGCACCCGGGCGGCCGTGATCGCGAATTCGCAGCTCATCGTCTGCGCGGTCGTCCGCACGCCCAACTCGGACACGGTGGCGCTGCGCTCGCCCCGGCTGCTGCTGCCGGACACGCTGACCAGCGTGGTCGGCGTGGACTGGCTGCTGCAGGACCAGCTGGTGGTGGCCACCTCGTCGCCGGCGTCGCCGGTCGTGCAGGTCGCCGCCGACGGCGACCCGGTGTTCAACCGCTACAACGCGGCCAACCTGACCGCGCCGGTCACGGCCGTCACGGCGGCGCCGAGCCGTCCGGTGATCGTGGTGGACGCCGGCGGTATGTGGACCTCCTCGGACTCGGGTTCGGTGTGGCGGGTGCAGGGGGGCGTCAACGTCGGCCGCGGTTCCTCGGCTGTGCCCTTCTACCCGGGCTGA
- the hpf gene encoding ribosome hibernation-promoting factor, HPF/YfiA family, whose translation MDIVVKGRNVEVPDHYRVHVADKLARLERYDKKVIRFDVELFHEPNRRQSKNCQRVEITAKGRGPVVRAEACAGDFYGALDCAVTKLENRLRKMHDRRRVHYGRRSPASVAEATGAIGALASPLEDGARTAATAVLEMAPAYDPGMAEVPAQRWDEDAVDESLPGQVVREKEHPAKPMTVDQALYEMELVGHDFYLFHDADKQCASVVYRRKGFDYGVIRLG comes from the coding sequence ATGGACATCGTCGTGAAGGGCCGCAACGTCGAGGTGCCCGATCACTACCGGGTGCACGTGGCCGACAAGCTGGCCCGTCTTGAGCGCTACGACAAGAAGGTCATCCGATTCGACGTGGAACTGTTCCACGAGCCCAACCGCCGCCAGTCCAAGAACTGCCAGCGGGTCGAGATCACAGCCAAGGGGCGGGGCCCCGTGGTGCGTGCCGAGGCATGCGCCGGCGACTTCTACGGAGCGCTCGACTGCGCGGTGACGAAGCTGGAGAACCGGCTGCGCAAGATGCATGATCGTCGCCGCGTGCACTACGGCCGTCGCAGTCCCGCGTCGGTCGCCGAGGCCACTGGCGCTATCGGCGCCCTGGCTTCCCCCTTGGAAGACGGCGCCCGGACGGCCGCGACGGCCGTGCTGGAGATGGCTCCCGCCTACGACCCGGGCATGGCCGAGGTGCCTGCTCAGCGCTGGGACGAAGACGCCGTCGACGAATCGCTCCCCGGACAGGTCGTCCGCGAGAAGGAGCACCCCGCCAAGCCGATGACCGTCGACCAGGCCCTCTACGAGATGGAACTGGTCGGACACGACTTCTACCTCTTCCATGATGCCGACAAGCAGTGTGCGAGCGTCGTCTACCGCAGGAAGGGATTCGACTACGGCGTGATCAGGCTGGGCTGA
- a CDS encoding ComF family protein produces the protein MRRAALADGPLAYALAAYRGAARDAVLAYKERGRRELAEPLGVAVAKALPWVPEARPDPDGVWWLVPAPSRRRSSRLRGGEHMTNLARWCATELAGAGHGVAVAPMLELARSVTDSVGLDPAARAANLAGRVRIRSRASPPSGTPVVLLDDVITTGATAAACHEVLKAAGLEVTAVLALTSTN, from the coding sequence GTGCGTCGGGCCGCGCTCGCGGACGGGCCTTTGGCCTACGCCCTCGCCGCCTATCGCGGCGCGGCCAGGGACGCGGTCCTGGCGTACAAGGAGCGCGGCAGACGCGAGCTGGCCGAGCCGCTGGGGGTGGCAGTGGCCAAGGCGCTGCCGTGGGTGCCCGAGGCGCGGCCGGATCCGGACGGTGTGTGGTGGCTGGTGCCGGCCCCGTCACGCCGGCGGTCGTCCCGGCTGCGCGGCGGCGAGCACATGACCAACCTGGCCCGCTGGTGCGCGACCGAGCTGGCCGGGGCCGGTCACGGCGTCGCGGTGGCCCCGATGCTGGAGCTGGCCCGCTCGGTCACCGACTCGGTCGGACTGGACCCGGCGGCCCGAGCCGCCAACCTGGCCGGACGGGTGCGGATCCGGTCGCGGGCGTCGCCGCCCAGCGGCACCCCGGTCGTGCTGCTCGACGACGTCATCACCACCGGCGCGACGGCCGCCGCGTGCCATGAGGTGCTCAAGGCGGCCGGGTTGGAGGTGACCGCCGTCCTGGCCCTGACCAGCACCAACTGA
- a CDS encoding GH92 family glycosyl hydrolase yields MRPVVLALLALALLAPPAIAGQPPLADPVALTDPMIGTGSAGAAVGEINNFPGPSTPFGMLQWSPDTADHYAGYSYEDKTIKGFSLTHASVGCRQFGDVPILPVSGDVGATPWSLQEPFTHTGEQASPGYYAVTAGGVRTELTTALRAGQGRFTFPPNAPAHVLVKAGGSLNGNTDADVAFPDDRTVTGSATSGGFCGQGNKYTVHYVITFDRPFTAKSSWSGRAAAVPNVVTPGEKARGLAGPQIAGPQVGATLDFDTSKDATIKAKVAISFVSVEGAVKNLAADAPAWDFDGMQAATKARWASYLGRVAIGGGQPAQLKTFYAALYHSLQYPVTFNDVDGSYPGFDGKVHNTGGRTQYANFSGWDIYRCEIPLLAMLAPDETSDMMQSLVNDADQYGWLPKWPVYNDESGVMNGDSVAPIIAGAYAFVARDFDTGRALAQLVKGATKDGKVGWGYEERPNVVAYQQLGYVPMGADENVSMTEEYAIDDFAIGRFADALGDDDTAAIFAKRGQNWQHVFDPTTGYVRQHAADGAFPAEPVLVPPPPGQFAPTGYSEGNAAQYTWMVPQNLAGLIGAVGGRDAATKRLDDLFTKLNVGPVQPYYWAGNEPMFSVPWTYNYLGQPWKTQDVVRRVQSELFAATPDGEPGNDDLGAQSAWYVWSALGLYPVTPGTTDLAVNTPLFPHVEIRTGTGRRIVIDTQGTGPHIQGMTVNGVTWNRSWLPSDLLAWGGRVQYRLGEGTDWTAAPPKSYRDGEAPALGYVTPLGTSTQNTFQVGARNVTDRPVQVQWTLTVPPDVTASMTRGQLLVPANGTATAPVTVTARANGIYPVSVDFGDKQRATSYFAVAGTDHTATGCSALGATNTDCGLTQIEYANDGATAPVEVGGVSARKMVHAHDWGDYRYLYFQADQRVIPGTGPYEATITVRYLDSGTDTFVVQYDSVNASYADAKRITKTGTGTWKDVTITVKDAKFAHRENGQSDFRISSDGSGDASAETIASASVTVVGPDVLAVRQCPASTP; encoded by the coding sequence ATGCGCCCGGTGGTCCTCGCCCTGCTCGCGCTGGCGTTGCTCGCGCCGCCCGCCATCGCCGGCCAGCCGCCCCTCGCCGATCCGGTCGCGCTCACGGACCCGATGATCGGAACCGGTTCCGCCGGTGCGGCGGTCGGGGAGATCAACAACTTTCCCGGTCCCAGCACGCCTTTCGGGATGCTGCAGTGGAGTCCGGACACCGCCGACCACTACGCGGGCTACTCGTACGAGGACAAGACGATCAAGGGCTTCAGCCTCACCCACGCCTCCGTCGGCTGCCGCCAGTTCGGTGACGTGCCGATCCTGCCGGTCAGCGGCGACGTCGGCGCGACGCCGTGGTCGCTGCAGGAGCCGTTCACGCACACAGGTGAGCAAGCCTCGCCCGGCTACTACGCGGTGACCGCCGGCGGCGTGAGGACCGAGCTGACCACCGCGCTGCGGGCCGGCCAGGGCCGGTTCACCTTCCCGCCGAACGCCCCCGCACACGTGCTGGTCAAGGCCGGCGGCAGCCTCAACGGCAACACCGACGCCGACGTCGCCTTCCCCGACGACCGCACCGTCACCGGCTCGGCGACCTCCGGCGGATTCTGCGGCCAGGGCAACAAGTACACCGTCCACTACGTGATCACCTTCGACCGGCCGTTCACCGCGAAGTCGTCCTGGAGCGGCCGCGCGGCGGCGGTGCCGAACGTCGTCACGCCGGGCGAGAAGGCCCGCGGCCTCGCCGGCCCGCAGATCGCCGGCCCGCAGGTCGGAGCGACCCTCGACTTCGACACGAGCAAGGACGCGACCATCAAGGCGAAGGTGGCGATCTCCTTCGTCTCCGTGGAAGGCGCCGTGAAGAACCTCGCCGCCGACGCGCCCGCGTGGGACTTCGACGGCATGCAGGCGGCGACGAAGGCGCGCTGGGCGTCCTACCTCGGCCGCGTCGCCATCGGCGGCGGCCAGCCGGCGCAGCTGAAAACGTTCTACGCGGCGCTGTACCACTCGCTGCAGTACCCGGTGACGTTCAACGACGTCGACGGAAGCTACCCGGGCTTCGACGGCAAGGTGCACAACACCGGCGGGCGTACCCAGTACGCCAACTTCTCCGGCTGGGACATCTACCGCTGCGAGATCCCGCTGCTGGCCATGCTCGCCCCGGACGAGACGTCCGACATGATGCAGTCCCTGGTCAACGACGCCGACCAGTACGGCTGGCTGCCGAAGTGGCCGGTCTACAACGACGAGTCCGGCGTGATGAACGGCGACTCCGTCGCGCCGATCATCGCCGGCGCCTACGCGTTCGTTGCGCGGGACTTCGACACCGGCAGGGCGTTGGCCCAGCTCGTCAAGGGCGCGACCAAGGACGGCAAGGTCGGCTGGGGCTACGAGGAGCGGCCCAACGTCGTGGCGTACCAGCAGCTCGGCTACGTGCCGATGGGCGCGGACGAGAACGTGTCGATGACCGAGGAGTACGCCATCGACGACTTCGCCATCGGCCGGTTCGCCGACGCCCTCGGCGACGACGACACCGCGGCGATCTTCGCCAAGCGGGGCCAGAACTGGCAGCACGTGTTCGATCCGACCACCGGCTACGTCCGCCAGCACGCCGCCGACGGCGCGTTCCCGGCCGAGCCCGTGCTCGTTCCGCCGCCGCCCGGCCAGTTCGCGCCGACCGGCTACTCCGAGGGCAACGCCGCCCAGTACACGTGGATGGTGCCGCAGAACCTGGCCGGACTGATCGGCGCGGTCGGCGGCCGCGACGCCGCGACCAAGCGCCTGGACGACCTGTTCACCAAGCTCAACGTGGGCCCGGTGCAGCCGTACTACTGGGCCGGCAACGAGCCGATGTTCAGCGTGCCGTGGACGTACAACTACCTGGGCCAGCCGTGGAAGACGCAGGACGTGGTGCGCCGCGTGCAGAGCGAGCTGTTCGCGGCGACCCCCGACGGCGAGCCCGGCAACGACGACCTCGGCGCGCAGTCCGCCTGGTACGTGTGGTCCGCGCTCGGGCTGTACCCCGTCACGCCCGGCACGACCGACCTGGCCGTGAACACGCCGCTGTTCCCGCACGTGGAGATCAGGACCGGCACCGGACGGCGGATTGTGATCGACACTCAGGGCACCGGCCCGCACATCCAGGGCATGACGGTCAACGGCGTCACCTGGAACCGGTCCTGGCTGCCGTCCGACCTGCTGGCCTGGGGCGGGCGCGTCCAGTACCGGCTGGGCGAGGGCACCGACTGGACGGCCGCGCCGCCCAAGTCCTATCGCGACGGTGAGGCGCCGGCGCTCGGCTATGTGACGCCGCTCGGGACGTCCACGCAGAACACGTTCCAGGTCGGCGCCCGGAACGTGACGGACCGCCCGGTGCAGGTGCAGTGGACGCTGACCGTGCCGCCGGACGTCACGGCGTCGATGACACGAGGGCAGCTCCTGGTGCCGGCGAACGGGACCGCGACCGCTCCCGTGACGGTGACCGCCAGGGCGAACGGGATCTACCCGGTGAGCGTCGACTTCGGCGACAAGCAGCGCGCCACGTCGTACTTCGCGGTGGCCGGGACGGACCACACGGCGACCGGGTGCAGCGCGCTCGGCGCGACCAACACCGACTGCGGGCTCACCCAGATCGAGTACGCCAACGACGGTGCGACCGCGCCGGTGGAGGTCGGCGGCGTGTCGGCCCGGAAGATGGTGCACGCCCACGACTGGGGCGACTACCGGTACCTGTACTTCCAGGCCGACCAGCGGGTCATCCCCGGCACCGGCCCGTACGAGGCGACCATCACCGTGCGGTACCTCGACAGCGGCACGGACACGTTCGTCGTCCAGTACGACTCCGTGAACGCGTCGTATGCGGACGCCAAGCGCATCACCAAGACCGGCACCGGCACGTGGAAGGACGTGACGATCACGGTCAAGGACGCCAAGTTCGCGCACCGGGAGAACGGCCAGTCGGACTTCCGGATCTCCTCCGACGGCTCCGGCGACGCCAGCGCCGAAACCATCGCGTCCGCGAGCGTCACGGTGGTCGGCCCGGACGTGCTGGCGGTCCGTCAGTGCCCCGCGAGCACGCCATAG
- a CDS encoding dTMP kinase, whose product MARLVVIEGLDGAGKRTLSDALTAELDKRGATATRIAFPRYGEDVHADLVRDAMYLRLGDLVKSVHGMAVLFALDRQAALPVISEALAAHDVVLLDRYIASNAAYGAARLHEDVNGDFVRWVHDLEVDRFGLPLPDRQLLLRVPVEVAAARAAGREQTERERDSYETDDGLQARCAVVYDQFVETGWLAPWTVVDGVAGADFGALAEQLLG is encoded by the coding sequence GTGGCGAGGCTGGTCGTGATCGAGGGACTTGACGGCGCCGGCAAGCGGACGCTGTCCGACGCGCTGACGGCGGAGCTGGACAAGCGGGGTGCGACGGCGACCCGGATCGCCTTCCCCCGCTACGGCGAGGACGTGCACGCCGACCTGGTTCGGGACGCCATGTACCTGCGGCTCGGCGACCTCGTGAAGTCCGTGCACGGCATGGCCGTGCTGTTCGCCCTCGACCGCCAGGCCGCCCTTCCCGTGATCAGCGAGGCCCTCGCCGCCCACGACGTCGTGCTGCTGGATCGCTACATCGCGTCCAACGCGGCATACGGGGCGGCGCGGCTGCATGAGGATGTAAACGGCGATTTCGTGCGCTGGGTTCACGACCTTGAAGTCGATCGCTTCGGGCTGCCGCTTCCCGACCGTCAGCTGCTGCTCCGGGTCCCCGTCGAGGTGGCGGCCGCCCGCGCCGCCGGCCGCGAGCAGACCGAGCGCGAGCGGGACAGCTACGAGACCGACGACGGCCTGCAGGCCCGCTGCGCCGTGGTCTACGACCAGTTCGTCGAGACGGGCTGGCTCGCGCCCTGGACGGTCGTGGACGGCGTTGCCGGCGCCGACTTCGGGGCCCTCGCCGAGCAGTTGCTCGGCTAG
- a CDS encoding J domain-containing protein, whose amino-acid sequence MGGVDYYELLEIKPGASQAEIKSAHRSLVKVLHPDAGGSQIMFRLVQEAYETLSDPARRAAYDQRRARGVPEQRRPRPAPEWESWEEYQEEAAYAEREERPPEPPPKPAGFPSGLRAIPTDSIPWWQRVNPDAKVHWRPGFGWAQRWFFTVAAVWTALLVGTVVPMLASGFSFVAVIVIVPIAYVAVTIAGKATPKFLAVITYIWAAGMAALGFYAITTGALSGVAVVLLAAGVFALPPLGRWYLSSRVTERIFTHEFRTFNLFGAPGTRLLPSEEEPVKDCTKSEWMTLDLLSGYLGQIPAARIFHGLAWPGSSRAEVDHAVLCGRKLLLIESKMWPAGHYTSDGNGGLLRDGESFEGAKLRLARTVAAYQMLLPKVQVEGIVLVHPDEPGLVTCRLPDGMPLEVVSPETFVCHIGGRLANEPAVVERDVFLTLLDQVKQ is encoded by the coding sequence GTGGGCGGAGTCGACTACTACGAGTTGCTGGAGATCAAGCCTGGCGCCTCCCAGGCGGAGATCAAGTCTGCCCACCGCTCGCTGGTGAAGGTGCTGCATCCGGACGCGGGCGGCAGCCAGATCATGTTCCGGCTGGTCCAGGAGGCGTACGAGACGCTGTCCGACCCGGCCCGACGCGCCGCCTACGACCAGCGGCGCGCCCGCGGCGTGCCCGAGCAGCGCCGGCCGCGGCCGGCGCCGGAGTGGGAGTCCTGGGAGGAGTACCAGGAGGAGGCGGCCTACGCCGAGCGCGAGGAGCGGCCGCCGGAACCGCCGCCGAAGCCGGCGGGCTTCCCGTCCGGCCTGCGGGCGATCCCGACCGACTCGATCCCGTGGTGGCAGCGGGTCAACCCGGACGCCAAGGTGCACTGGCGGCCCGGCTTCGGCTGGGCGCAGCGCTGGTTCTTCACCGTCGCGGCGGTGTGGACGGCGCTGCTCGTCGGCACCGTCGTGCCGATGCTGGCCAGCGGCTTCTCCTTCGTCGCGGTGATCGTGATCGTGCCCATCGCGTACGTGGCCGTGACGATCGCCGGCAAGGCGACGCCGAAGTTCCTGGCCGTGATCACCTACATCTGGGCCGCCGGCATGGCCGCGCTGGGTTTCTACGCGATCACCACCGGCGCGCTGTCCGGCGTCGCCGTGGTGCTGTTGGCCGCGGGCGTGTTCGCGTTGCCGCCGCTGGGCCGCTGGTACCTGTCGTCCCGGGTGACCGAGCGGATCTTCACGCACGAGTTCCGCACGTTCAACCTGTTCGGCGCTCCGGGCACGCGGCTGCTGCCGTCCGAGGAGGAGCCGGTCAAGGACTGCACCAAGAGCGAGTGGATGACGCTGGACCTGCTGTCCGGCTACCTCGGCCAGATCCCGGCCGCGCGCATCTTCCACGGTCTGGCCTGGCCGGGCTCGTCCCGCGCCGAGGTCGACCACGCCGTGCTGTGCGGGCGGAAGCTGCTGCTGATCGAGTCCAAGATGTGGCCGGCCGGGCACTACACCAGCGACGGCAACGGCGGCCTGCTGCGCGACGGCGAGAGCTTCGAGGGAGCGAAGCTGCGGCTGGCCCGGACCGTCGCGGCGTACCAGATGCTGCTGCCGAAGGTCCAGGTCGAGGGCATCGTGCTGGTGCACCCGGACGAGCCGGGCCTGGTGACCTGCCGGCTGCCGGACGGCATGCCGCTGGAGGTCGTCAGCCCGGAGACCTTCGTCTGCCACATCGGCGGCCGGCTCGCGAACGAGCCGGCCGTGGTGGAGCGCGACGTGTTCCTGACCCTGTTGGACCAGGTCAAGCAGTAA
- the mtrA gene encoding MtrAB system response regulator MtrA: MKARVLVVDDDPALAEMLTIVLRGEGFDTAVVADGARALPALRELKPDLVLLDLMLPGMNGIDVCKAIRAESGVPIVMLTAKSDTVDIVLGLESGADDYVVKPFKPKELVARIRTRLRRTESEPAEVLAIGDLAIDVPGHEVTRDGQAIQLTPLEFDLLVALARKPRQVFTREVLLEQVWGYRHAADTRLVNVHVQRLRSKVEKDPEHPEVVLTVRGVGYKAGPP; the protein is encoded by the coding sequence ATGAAGGCACGCGTCCTGGTGGTCGATGACGACCCTGCCCTGGCGGAGATGCTCACCATCGTGCTGCGCGGTGAGGGGTTCGACACCGCGGTGGTCGCCGACGGCGCGCGGGCGCTGCCGGCGCTGCGGGAGCTCAAACCCGACCTGGTGCTGCTCGACCTGATGCTGCCCGGGATGAACGGCATCGACGTGTGCAAGGCGATCAGGGCCGAGTCCGGCGTGCCGATCGTGATGCTCACCGCCAAGAGCGACACCGTGGACATCGTGCTCGGCCTCGAGTCCGGCGCCGACGACTACGTGGTGAAGCCGTTCAAGCCCAAGGAGCTGGTCGCCCGCATCCGCACGCGGCTGCGGCGCACCGAGTCCGAGCCGGCCGAGGTGCTGGCCATCGGCGACCTGGCCATCGACGTGCCGGGCCACGAGGTCACCCGGGACGGGCAGGCCATCCAGCTCACCCCGCTGGAGTTCGACCTGCTGGTGGCCCTGGCCCGCAAGCCGCGCCAGGTGTTCACCCGCGAGGTGCTGCTCGAGCAGGTGTGGGGCTACCGGCACGCGGCCGACACCCGGCTGGTGAACGTGCACGTCCAGCGGCTGCGGTCCAAGGTCGAGAAGGATCCCGAGCACCCCGAGGTGGTGCTCACCGTCCGTGGCGTCGGGTACAAGGCCGGTCCTCCGTGA
- the ahcY gene encoding adenosylhomocysteinase, whose translation MTAIAPPKLQTRNGVDFAVADLSLAEFGRKEIRLAEHEMPGLMALRREYSEVYPLKGARVSGSLHMTVQTAVLIETLVALGAEVRWASCNIFSTQDHAAAAIVVGPHGTEEEPKGVPVFAWKGETLPEYWWCTEQMLTWPDGQGPNMLLDDGGDATLLVHKGTQYEAAGVVPQAEEDDAEEWKVILEVLRNSLAADNQKWTKIGQGIRGVTEETTTGVLRLTQMAAAGELLFPAINVNDSVTKSKFDNKYGIRHSLIDGINRGTDVLIGGKVAVVCGYGDVGKGAAESLAGQGARVIVTEIDPICGLQAAMDGYQVAKLESVLPIADIVITTTGNKDVVMAHHMAEMKHLAILGNIGHFDNELDMAGLAKVPGIRRINIKPQVDEWVFPSGKSIIVLSEGRLLNLGNATGHPSFVMSNSFSNQTIAQIELFTKHKEYDNEVYVLPKHLDEKVAKIHLEALGGELTKLTKEQAEYIGVDVEGPFKPNAYRY comes from the coding sequence ATGACGGCGATCGCCCCGCCGAAGCTGCAAACCCGCAATGGTGTCGACTTCGCCGTCGCGGACCTGTCGCTGGCCGAGTTCGGCCGCAAGGAGATCCGGCTGGCCGAGCACGAGATGCCCGGCCTGATGGCGCTGCGCCGGGAGTACTCGGAGGTCTACCCGCTCAAGGGCGCGCGCGTCTCCGGGTCGCTGCACATGACCGTGCAGACCGCGGTCCTGATCGAGACGCTGGTCGCGCTCGGCGCCGAGGTGCGCTGGGCCTCGTGCAACATCTTCTCCACGCAGGACCACGCGGCGGCCGCGATCGTGGTCGGCCCGCACGGGACCGAGGAGGAGCCCAAGGGTGTGCCGGTCTTCGCCTGGAAGGGCGAGACGCTGCCGGAGTACTGGTGGTGCACCGAGCAGATGCTGACCTGGCCGGACGGCCAGGGCCCGAACATGCTGCTCGACGACGGTGGCGACGCCACGCTGCTGGTGCACAAGGGCACCCAGTACGAGGCCGCCGGCGTGGTGCCGCAGGCCGAGGAGGACGACGCCGAGGAGTGGAAGGTCATCCTCGAGGTCCTGCGCAACAGCCTCGCGGCCGACAACCAGAAGTGGACCAAGATCGGTCAGGGCATCCGCGGCGTGACCGAGGAGACCACCACCGGCGTGCTGCGGCTGACGCAGATGGCCGCCGCGGGTGAGCTGCTGTTCCCGGCGATCAACGTCAACGACTCGGTCACCAAGTCGAAGTTCGACAACAAGTACGGCATCCGGCACTCGCTGATCGACGGCATCAACCGCGGCACCGACGTGCTCATCGGCGGCAAGGTCGCGGTCGTCTGCGGCTACGGCGACGTGGGCAAGGGCGCCGCGGAGTCGCTGGCCGGCCAGGGCGCTCGGGTCATCGTGACCGAGATCGACCCGATCTGCGGCCTGCAGGCGGCGATGGACGGCTACCAGGTGGCCAAGCTGGAGTCGGTGCTGCCGATCGCGGACATCGTGATCACCACCACCGGCAACAAGGACGTGGTGATGGCCCACCACATGGCCGAGATGAAGCACCTGGCGATCCTGGGCAACATCGGCCACTTCGACAACGAGCTGGACATGGCCGGCCTGGCCAAGGTGCCCGGCATCCGCCGGATCAACATCAAGCCGCAGGTCGACGAGTGGGTCTTCCCCAGCGGCAAGTCGATCATCGTGCTGTCCGAGGGCCGGCTGCTCAACCTGGGCAACGCCACCGGCCACCCGAGCTTCGTGATGTCGAACTCCTTCTCCAACCAGACGATCGCGCAGATCGAGCTGTTCACCAAGCACAAGGAGTACGACAACGAGGTCTACGTGCTGCCCAAGCACCTGGACGAGAAGGTGGCCAAGATCCACCTGGAGGCGCTCGGCGGTGAGCTGACCAAGCTCACCAAGGAGCAGGCCGAGTACATCGGCGTGGACGTCGAGGGCCCGTTCAAGCCCAACGCCTACCGCTACTGA
- a CDS encoding VOC family protein, which produces MAIRRLNHAVLYVRDTDRSVAFYTEVLGFRVVHQFPGAAFLQAPDSDNDHDLGLFQVGPDAKPSGAGKETVGLYHLAWSVTTLSDLAAHADRLREVGALVGASDHVTTKALYAKDPDGIEFEVSWLVPLDRVTDAMRQSSGTGPLDIDAEIERWGADLVGAL; this is translated from the coding sequence ATGGCGATCCGCCGGCTCAACCACGCGGTGCTGTACGTGCGCGACACCGACCGCAGCGTCGCCTTCTACACCGAGGTGCTCGGCTTCCGGGTGGTGCACCAGTTCCCCGGCGCCGCGTTCCTGCAGGCGCCGGACTCCGACAACGACCACGACCTGGGCCTGTTCCAGGTCGGCCCGGACGCCAAGCCCTCCGGCGCCGGCAAGGAGACCGTCGGGCTCTACCACCTGGCCTGGTCGGTGACGACGCTCTCCGACCTCGCCGCCCACGCCGACCGGCTGCGGGAAGTCGGCGCGCTGGTCGGCGCGTCCGACCACGTGACGACCAAGGCCCTCTACGCCAAGGACCCCGACGGCATCGAGTTCGAGGTGTCCTGGCTGGTGCCGCTGGACCGGGTCACCGACGCGATGCGCCAGTCCTCCGGCACCGGCCCGCTCGACATCGACGCGGAGATCGAGCGCTGGGGCGCAGACCTGGTGGGGGCTCTCTAG